In one window of Kitasatospora sp. MMS16-BH015 DNA:
- a CDS encoding ABC transporter permease, protein MSQAEALPLPLGVRRASLGGFLALFRSELSLTFRKARTIAMLGILAALPVLIGVVIRIQTGGAARGEGPAFVAQVTQNGLFLVFTSLALSLPVFLPMTVGVVAGDSIAGEASTGTLRYLLVAPAGRTRLLLAKFSAALFFCLAATVTVALAALATGAALFPLGKATLLSGDTIGFGDALLRAVLIAAVVALSLAGLAAIGLFVSTLTGSGVAAMAVTVGLVITVQILDNFPQLAPIQPFLFTHQWLSFSDLLRQPMHWDNVLEDLGLQAVYVAVFGSAAWARFTGRDISS, encoded by the coding sequence ATGTCGCAGGCTGAGGCGCTGCCGCTGCCACTGGGGGTCCGGCGGGCCAGCCTGGGCGGCTTCCTGGCCCTGTTCCGCAGCGAGCTCTCGCTGACCTTCCGCAAGGCCCGGACGATCGCCATGCTCGGCATCCTGGCCGCGCTGCCGGTGCTGATCGGCGTGGTGATCCGGATCCAGACCGGCGGCGCCGCCCGGGGCGAGGGCCCGGCCTTCGTCGCCCAGGTGACCCAGAACGGCCTCTTCCTGGTCTTCACTTCACTCGCCCTCTCCCTACCGGTCTTCCTGCCGATGACGGTGGGCGTGGTCGCGGGCGACTCGATCGCCGGCGAGGCGAGCACCGGCACCCTGCGCTACCTGCTGGTCGCCCCGGCGGGGCGCACCCGGCTGCTGCTGGCCAAGTTCTCCGCCGCGCTCTTCTTCTGCCTGGCGGCCACCGTGACGGTCGCCCTGGCCGCCCTGGCCACCGGCGCCGCGCTCTTCCCGCTCGGCAAGGCCACCCTGCTCTCGGGCGACACCATCGGCTTCGGCGACGCCCTGCTGCGGGCCGTGCTGATCGCCGCGGTGGTGGCCCTCTCGCTGGCCGGCCTGGCCGCGATCGGCCTCTTCGTCTCCACCCTGACCGGCAGCGGAGTGGCCGCGATGGCGGTGACGGTCGGCCTGGTGATCACGGTGCAGATCCTGGACAACTTCCCCCAGCTCGCGCCGATCCAGCCGTTCCTCTTCACCCACCAGTGGCTGAGCTTCTCGGATCTGCTGCGGCAGCCGATGCACTGGGACAACGTGCTGGAGGACCTGGGCCTCCAGGCGGTCTACGTGGCCGTCTTCGGCTCGGCCGCCTGGGCCCGGTTCACCGGGCGGGACATCAGCTCGTAG
- the rarD gene encoding EamA family transporter RarD: MVEKSEGEAARGLWYGAGAYGIWGLFPLFWPLLEPAGPVDILANRMAWSLVAVALMLAVQRKWAWIRPLLAEPRRLALSAAAAVLVSVNWGVYIWGVNSGHVVETSLGYFINPLVTIGLGVLVLGERLRPAQWTAVGIGGLAVAVLAIGYGRLPWIALTLAFTFAVYGLLKKKVGLGGAESFAVESAVLFPFAVGYLVYLGVTGRGSLGHGLGHTGLLMLSGLITAVPLLCFGAAAVRVPLSTLGLLQYLAPVFQFLIGVAVFHESMPPARWAGFALVWAALAVLSWDALRGLRDRAAAQAREATA, encoded by the coding sequence ATGGTGGAGAAGAGCGAGGGGGAGGCGGCGCGCGGCCTCTGGTACGGGGCCGGGGCGTACGGGATCTGGGGGCTCTTCCCGCTGTTCTGGCCGCTGCTCGAGCCGGCCGGCCCGGTGGACATCCTGGCCAACCGGATGGCCTGGTCGCTGGTGGCCGTGGCCCTGATGCTGGCCGTCCAGCGCAAGTGGGCCTGGATCCGCCCGCTGCTCGCCGAGCCCCGGCGGCTCGCGCTGAGCGCGGCGGCGGCCGTCCTGGTCTCCGTCAACTGGGGCGTCTACATCTGGGGTGTGAACTCCGGGCACGTGGTGGAGACCAGCCTCGGGTACTTCATCAACCCGCTGGTGACCATCGGGCTCGGCGTGCTGGTGCTCGGCGAGCGGCTGCGCCCGGCCCAGTGGACGGCCGTCGGCATCGGCGGCCTCGCGGTGGCCGTGCTCGCCATCGGCTACGGGCGGCTGCCCTGGATCGCGCTGACCCTGGCCTTCACCTTCGCCGTCTACGGGCTGCTCAAGAAGAAGGTCGGGCTGGGCGGGGCCGAGAGCTTCGCGGTGGAGAGCGCGGTGCTCTTCCCGTTCGCCGTCGGGTACCTGGTCTACCTGGGCGTCACCGGCCGGGGCAGCCTCGGCCACGGCCTCGGGCACACCGGCCTGCTGATGCTCAGCGGGCTGATCACCGCCGTCCCGCTGCTCTGCTTCGGTGCGGCGGCCGTCCGGGTGCCGCTCAGCACGCTGGGGCTGCTCCAGTACCTGGCCCCGGTCTTCCAGTTCCTGATCGGCGTCGCCGTCTTCCACGAGTCGATGCCGCCGGCCCGCTGGGCCGGGTTCGCACTGGTCTGGGCCGCGCTCGCGGTGCTCAGCTGGGACGCGCTGCGGGGCTTGCGCGATCGGGCAGCGGCGCAGGCCCGGGAGGCCACTGCCTGA
- a CDS encoding GPP34 family phosphoprotein has protein sequence MGKSRRTIPEELLLLALDPTTGTTAQPQTLDLGLAGAQLVELSLAGRIVPDGDRIAVVMPRPTGDPTLDHALELLRRRGSPVRAAHWIGGPRLGLRQTYLAHLERCGMVTAVPGQVCGVLPTTRYQASDDCTNAAIKQRLDTAIRTGVPPDPRTAALAALAHSVGLGKHLYPGNEGRSSRSRLRDLIRYDPLGGMVAHAVMDVQNGLPAQQGRSTGGGRPVAARAVAGGRGVATQVGAR, from the coding sequence ATGGGCAAGAGCCGCAGAACCATTCCCGAGGAACTCCTGCTGCTCGCTCTGGACCCGACCACGGGCACCACAGCGCAGCCGCAGACCCTCGACCTCGGACTCGCCGGGGCACAGCTCGTCGAGCTGTCCCTGGCCGGACGAATCGTCCCGGACGGAGATCGGATCGCCGTGGTGATGCCACGGCCGACCGGTGATCCGACCCTGGACCACGCACTGGAACTGCTGCGCCGACGCGGCAGCCCGGTGCGGGCCGCACACTGGATCGGCGGGCCCCGACTGGGGCTCCGGCAGACCTACCTGGCGCACCTGGAACGGTGCGGCATGGTGACGGCCGTGCCGGGCCAGGTGTGCGGCGTGCTGCCGACGACGCGGTACCAGGCGTCGGACGACTGCACCAATGCCGCGATCAAGCAGCGGCTGGACACCGCCATCCGGACCGGCGTGCCACCGGACCCCAGGACGGCCGCACTGGCCGCACTGGCGCACTCGGTCGGCCTCGGGAAGCACCTCTATCCGGGTAACGAGGGACGGTCCTCGCGGTCACGGCTGCGCGACCTGATCCGTTACGACCCGCTCGGCGGGATGGTCGCGCACGCCGTCATGGACGTGCAGAACGGCCTTCCGGCGCAGCAGGGCCGGAGCACCGGCGGAGGCCGTCCGGTCGCCGCCCGGGCCGTCGCGGGTGGTCGAGGCGTGGCCACCCAGGTCGGCGCCCGGTGA
- a CDS encoding bifunctional FO biosynthesis protein CofGH, which translates to MRRALHRARTGVSLDVAEAAVLLQARGEDLRELCASAAAVRDAGLAAAGRPGVVTYSKKVFIPLTRLCRDRCHYCTFVTVPGKLRAEGKGLFLSPDEVLEIARQGAALGCKEALFTLGDRPEDRWPEAREWLDAHGYDDTLAYVRAMAIRVLEETGLLPHLNPGVLSWQDFQRLKPVAPSMGMMLETTATRLWSEPGGPHHGSPDKEPAVRLRVLEDAGRSAVPFTTGVLIGIGEDFTERAEAFFAIRRTARQYHGIQEVIVQNFRAKPDTAMRAMPDAELEELAAAIAVGRLVLGPSARIQAPPNLVAGEYGLIIGAGIDDWGGVSPLTPDHVNPERPWPHLDELAARTAEHGFELRERLTVHPEYLQRGEPWLDPRLLPHVRALADPETGLAREDAMPVGLPWQEPEELQTSGRTELHRTIDTEGRTGDRRADFEEVYGDWEALREQLPAQVERLTGDVRAALAVAAADPTRLTDEQALTLFHAEGPALDALCGIADDVRRDTVGDTVTYCVTRNINFTNVCYTGCRFCAFAQRRTDADAYTLSLEQVAERAAQAWEVGATEVCMQGGIHPDLPGTAYFDIARAVKERVPGIHVHAFSPMEVVNGASRTGLSIREWLTRAKEAGLDSIPGTAAEILDDEVRWVLTKGKLPAATWVEVVSTAHELGIRSSSTMMYGHVDTPSHWLGHLRLLAEIQQRTGGFTEFVTLPFVHTNAPVYLAGIARPGPTARDNRAVMAMARLLLHPHIPNIQTSWVKLGAEGAAEMLRSGANDLGGTLMEETISRMAGSAYGSYKSVRDLQAIAEAAGRPHRQRTTLYGEVPEERRQAALASDGHLPELLPVLD; encoded by the coding sequence ATGCGACGGGCGCTGCACCGGGCCCGCACGGGTGTCTCGCTCGACGTGGCCGAGGCGGCGGTGCTGCTGCAGGCCAGGGGCGAGGACCTGCGGGAGCTGTGCGCGAGTGCGGCGGCAGTGCGCGATGCCGGGCTGGCGGCGGCCGGGCGGCCGGGCGTGGTCACGTACTCGAAGAAGGTCTTCATCCCGCTCACCCGGCTCTGCCGGGACCGCTGCCACTACTGCACCTTCGTCACGGTGCCGGGCAAGCTGCGGGCCGAGGGCAAGGGGCTGTTCCTCTCCCCGGACGAGGTGCTCGAGATCGCCCGGCAGGGCGCCGCGCTCGGCTGCAAGGAGGCCCTCTTCACCCTGGGTGACCGGCCCGAGGACCGCTGGCCCGAGGCGCGGGAGTGGCTGGACGCGCACGGGTACGACGACACCCTGGCCTACGTGCGGGCGATGGCGATCCGGGTGCTGGAGGAGACCGGCCTGCTGCCGCACCTCAACCCCGGGGTGCTGAGCTGGCAGGACTTCCAGCGGCTCAAGCCGGTGGCGCCCTCGATGGGCATGATGCTGGAGACCACGGCGACCAGGCTCTGGAGCGAGCCCGGCGGCCCGCACCACGGCTCGCCGGACAAGGAACCGGCCGTCCGGCTGCGGGTGTTGGAGGACGCGGGCCGCAGCGCCGTGCCGTTCACCACCGGGGTGCTGATCGGGATCGGCGAGGACTTCACCGAGCGGGCCGAGGCCTTCTTCGCGATCCGCCGCACCGCCCGGCAGTACCACGGCATCCAGGAGGTGATCGTGCAGAACTTCCGGGCCAAGCCGGACACCGCGATGCGGGCGATGCCCGACGCCGAGCTGGAGGAGCTGGCCGCCGCGATCGCGGTGGGCCGGCTGGTGCTCGGGCCCTCGGCCCGGATCCAGGCCCCGCCGAACCTGGTGGCGGGGGAGTACGGCCTGATCATCGGCGCGGGCATCGACGACTGGGGCGGGGTCTCGCCGTTGACCCCCGACCACGTCAACCCCGAGCGGCCCTGGCCGCACCTGGACGAGCTGGCCGCCCGCACCGCCGAGCACGGCTTCGAGCTGCGCGAGCGGCTCACCGTGCACCCCGAGTACCTGCAGCGCGGCGAGCCCTGGCTCGACCCGCGGCTGCTGCCGCACGTGCGCGCGCTGGCCGACCCGGAGACCGGGCTGGCCCGTGAGGACGCGATGCCCGTCGGCCTGCCCTGGCAGGAGCCGGAGGAGCTGCAGACCTCGGGCCGCACCGAGCTGCACCGCACCATCGACACCGAGGGCCGCACCGGCGACCGCCGGGCCGACTTCGAGGAGGTCTACGGCGACTGGGAGGCGCTGCGCGAGCAACTGCCCGCCCAGGTCGAGCGGTTGACCGGAGACGTGCGGGCCGCGCTGGCCGTGGCGGCGGCGGACCCGACCCGGCTGACCGACGAGCAGGCGCTGACCCTCTTCCACGCCGAGGGCCCGGCCCTGGACGCCCTCTGCGGCATCGCCGACGACGTGCGGCGGGACACCGTGGGCGACACCGTCACCTACTGCGTCACCCGGAACATCAACTTCACCAACGTCTGCTACACCGGCTGCCGGTTCTGCGCCTTCGCCCAGCGCCGCACCGACGCCGACGCCTACACCCTCTCGCTGGAGCAGGTGGCCGAACGGGCCGCCCAGGCCTGGGAGGTGGGCGCCACCGAGGTCTGCATGCAGGGCGGCATCCACCCGGACCTGCCGGGCACCGCCTACTTCGACATCGCGCGGGCGGTGAAGGAGCGGGTGCCGGGCATCCACGTGCACGCCTTCTCGCCCATGGAGGTGGTCAACGGCGCCAGCCGGACGGGGCTTTCGATCCGCGAGTGGCTCACCCGGGCCAAGGAGGCGGGCCTGGACTCCATCCCCGGCACGGCCGCCGAGATCCTGGACGACGAGGTCCGCTGGGTGCTCACCAAGGGCAAGCTGCCGGCCGCCACCTGGGTCGAAGTGGTCTCCACCGCACACGAGTTGGGCATCCGGTCCTCCTCCACCATGATGTACGGCCACGTGGACACCCCGAGCCACTGGCTGGGCCACCTGCGGCTGCTCGCGGAGATACAGCAACGGACCGGCGGCTTCACGGAGTTCGTCACCCTCCCGTTCGTCCACACCAACGCGCCGGTCTACCTGGCGGGCATCGCCCGGCCCGGCCCCACCGCCCGGGACAACCGCGCGGTGATGGCCATGGCCCGGCTGCTGCTGCACCCGCACATCCCCAACATCCAGACCAGCTGGGTGAAGCTGGGCGCCGAGGGCGCCGCCGAGATGCTCCGCTCCGGCGCCAACGACCTGGGCGGCACCCTGATGGAGGAGACCATCTCCCGGATGGCCGGCTCCGCCTACGGCAGCTACAAGTCCGTCCGCGACCTGCAGGCCATCGCCGAGGCGGCGGGCCGCCCGCACCGCCAGCGCACCACCCTCTACGGCGAGGTGCCGGAGGAGCGCCGGCAGGCGGCCCTGGCCTCGGACGGCCACCTGCCCGAGCTGCTCCCGGTGCTGGACTGA
- a CDS encoding ABC transporter ATP-binding protein: protein MTGAPARGEAPDDVIRTRGLTKRFRGGQLAVDGLDLSVPRGSVFGFLGPNGSGKTTTIRMLMGLIAPTSGSAAVLGAPMPQSVGAVLPRVGALIEGPALYGHLTGRANLARFDAADPTSEGRTRAARIDHALERVGLTAAAGKRAKAYSLGMKQRLGLASALLQPRELLVLDEPTNGLDPQGMREIRTLVREVAAEGTTVFLSSHLLDEIEQVCTHAAVMSKGRLIVQGTVAELAARAQGRLTVRTPDTALAAEVLAGHRLDGLQVEEGEVAAAAGQLDGDGLAKLCAALVEAGVRVQGFGVRRGTLEDAFVAMTGEGFDVAG, encoded by the coding sequence GTGACGGGCGCTCCTGCCCGGGGCGAGGCCCCGGACGACGTGATCCGCACCCGCGGGTTGACCAAGCGGTTCCGCGGCGGCCAGCTCGCCGTGGACGGGCTCGACCTGTCGGTGCCCCGGGGCAGCGTGTTCGGCTTCCTCGGGCCGAACGGCTCCGGCAAGACCACCACCATCCGGATGCTGATGGGCTTGATCGCCCCGACCTCCGGTTCGGCCGCCGTCCTGGGCGCGCCGATGCCGCAGTCGGTCGGCGCGGTGCTGCCCCGGGTGGGAGCGCTCATCGAGGGCCCGGCGCTGTACGGGCACCTCACCGGCCGGGCCAATCTGGCCCGGTTCGACGCCGCCGACCCGACCTCCGAGGGCCGCACCCGGGCCGCCCGGATCGACCACGCGCTGGAGCGGGTGGGCCTGACGGCGGCGGCCGGCAAGCGGGCCAAGGCGTACTCGCTGGGCATGAAGCAGCGCCTGGGCCTGGCCTCGGCGCTGCTCCAGCCGCGCGAGCTGCTGGTGCTCGACGAGCCGACCAACGGCCTCGACCCGCAGGGCATGCGGGAGATCCGCACCCTGGTCCGCGAGGTCGCGGCCGAGGGCACCACGGTCTTCCTCTCCTCGCACCTGCTGGACGAGATCGAGCAGGTCTGCACGCACGCCGCCGTGATGTCCAAGGGCCGGCTGATCGTCCAGGGCACGGTGGCCGAGCTGGCCGCCCGGGCCCAGGGCCGGCTGACCGTCCGCACGCCCGACACCGCGCTGGCCGCCGAGGTGCTGGCCGGGCACCGGCTCGACGGCCTGCAGGTCGAGGAGGGCGAGGTGGCGGCCGCCGCCGGGCAGTTGGACGGGGACGGGCTGGCCAAGCTGTGCGCGGCACTGGTGGAGGCCGGCGTCCGGGTGCAGGGCTTCGGTGTCCGGCGCGGCACCTTGGAGGACGCCTTCGTGGCGATGACCGGGGAGGGTTTCGATGTCGCAGGCTGA
- a CDS encoding DUF2092 domain-containing protein, with protein MEQKDVSYRPGRRRAVRVLVPVAVVAAIGAGVGLVPALASDSAPSLPTLTAEQLVAKVASADVQSMSGTVKLSVDLGLPTELMGAAGGMLGRGGSGHGGSDEASKADPKGQAMALLGGDHTIQVAVDGPDRQRIGLVDKLSGYELVHNGSEVWAWDSRSNEAVHLTAPQGAGGAADKHVLPKRGLADAPVTPQEAAKQLLAHTGDTTSVTVDGTATVAGQKAYLLSVKPKQSGSTIGQIRIAVDADNGVPLSVIVKSDAGATVLDTHFSQVSFAKPDAKTFEFTAPKGAKVTEQKAGQGAPKPGAVKPEDDPWTFLGKAEGAKPQGAKPEAGKPAGAKSGVTGTDWLTVVSGSLPTGAASAGAAGQHGLPAGAAGLFKSLGKPVDGGHLISTKLVNVLITDDGRYFAGAVTLPVLQNAAGVK; from the coding sequence ATGGAGCAGAAGGACGTGTCGTACCGGCCGGGTCGGCGCCGGGCCGTGCGGGTGCTGGTGCCGGTCGCGGTGGTCGCGGCCATCGGCGCCGGGGTGGGCCTGGTGCCCGCGCTGGCGAGCGATTCGGCCCCGAGCCTGCCCACGCTGACGGCGGAGCAGCTGGTGGCCAAGGTGGCCTCGGCCGACGTGCAGTCGATGTCGGGCACGGTCAAGCTCTCGGTCGACCTGGGCCTGCCCACCGAGCTGATGGGCGCGGCGGGCGGCATGCTCGGCCGGGGCGGCTCGGGCCACGGCGGCTCGGACGAGGCGAGCAAGGCCGACCCGAAGGGCCAGGCGATGGCCCTGCTCGGCGGCGACCACACCATCCAGGTCGCGGTGGACGGGCCGGACCGGCAGCGGATCGGCCTGGTCGACAAGCTCTCCGGCTACGAGCTGGTGCACAACGGCTCGGAGGTCTGGGCCTGGGACAGCCGGAGCAACGAGGCCGTGCACCTGACGGCCCCGCAGGGCGCGGGCGGCGCGGCCGACAAGCACGTGCTGCCCAAGCGCGGTCTGGCCGACGCACCGGTCACCCCGCAGGAGGCGGCGAAGCAGCTGCTCGCGCACACCGGCGACACCACCTCGGTCACCGTGGACGGCACCGCGACGGTGGCCGGGCAGAAGGCGTACCTGCTGAGCGTCAAGCCCAAGCAGAGCGGCTCGACGATCGGCCAGATCCGCATCGCGGTGGACGCCGACAACGGCGTGCCCCTCTCGGTGATCGTGAAGTCGGACGCCGGCGCGACGGTGCTGGACACCCACTTCAGCCAGGTCTCCTTCGCCAAGCCCGACGCCAAGACCTTCGAGTTCACCGCCCCCAAGGGCGCCAAGGTGACGGAGCAGAAGGCCGGCCAGGGCGCGCCGAAGCCGGGTGCGGTCAAGCCGGAGGACGACCCCTGGACCTTCCTCGGCAAGGCCGAGGGCGCGAAGCCGCAGGGTGCCAAGCCCGAGGCCGGCAAGCCGGCGGGCGCCAAGTCCGGGGTGACGGGCACCGACTGGCTCACCGTGGTCAGCGGCTCGCTGCCCACCGGAGCGGCCTCGGCCGGGGCGGCCGGGCAGCACGGGCTGCCGGCGGGTGCGGCCGGCCTGTTCAAGTCGCTCGGCAAGCCGGTGGACGGCGGCCACCTGATCAGCACCAAGCTGGTCAACGTGCTGATCACCGACGACGGCCGGTACTTCGCCGGTGCCGTCACCCTGCCGGTGCTCCAGAACGCCGCCGGGGTGAAGTAG
- a CDS encoding DUF397 domain-containing protein, translating into MSSNLTWRKSTYSGPNGNCVEIAVPTAVTVAVRDSKDPEGPQLHFSQEAWAAFAAAAGSGDFGTV; encoded by the coding sequence ATGAGCAGCAACCTGACCTGGCGCAAGAGCACCTACAGCGGCCCGAACGGCAACTGCGTCGAGATCGCCGTCCCGACCGCCGTCACCGTGGCCGTCCGTGACTCCAAGGACCCCGAGGGCCCCCAGCTGCACTTCTCCCAGGAGGCCTGGGCCGCCTTCGCCGCCGCCGCCGGATCCGGTGACTTCGGTACCGTCTGA
- a CDS encoding ADP-ribosylglycohydrolase family protein, producing MPLWSRAQQQDYRSRVRGCLLGGAIGDALGAGVEFEQLAAIREAHGPMGVTGYLPAYGRRGAVTDDTQMVLFTLDGLIRAHIRRDGGSWHPPTDVHRAYLRWAATQQDWGPDERRKDLGWLGREEWLYSRRAPGETCLAGLTGPDAERLGTLDEPRNPQSKGCGTVMRAAPFGLLTAWEPGLVFQLAVECSVLTHGHPTGYLAAGALAVIVHTVTRGGTLEEGVHLALALLSERPAHEETTAALRAALDAVRAGEPSAERVEALGAGWVAEEALAIGVYCALVAHDVTSGLLLAVNHSGDSDSTGTVCGSLLGALHGETALPPALVAGLEGRATLLELADDFVLELLHGPELHSAGERTPWLERYPI from the coding sequence ATGCCCCTGTGGTCGCGAGCCCAGCAGCAGGACTACCGGAGCCGGGTGCGCGGCTGCCTGCTCGGTGGCGCGATCGGCGACGCGCTGGGCGCCGGGGTGGAGTTCGAGCAGCTGGCCGCGATCCGCGAGGCGCACGGCCCGATGGGCGTCACGGGCTACCTGCCCGCGTACGGGCGCCGGGGCGCCGTCACCGACGACACGCAGATGGTGCTGTTCACCCTGGACGGCCTGATCCGGGCCCACATCCGCCGGGACGGCGGCAGTTGGCACCCGCCCACCGACGTGCACCGGGCCTACCTGCGCTGGGCGGCCACCCAGCAGGACTGGGGCCCGGACGAGCGGCGCAAGGACCTCGGCTGGCTGGGCCGGGAGGAGTGGCTCTACAGCCGGCGCGCCCCTGGCGAGACCTGCCTGGCCGGGCTGACCGGCCCGGACGCCGAGCGGCTCGGCACCCTGGACGAGCCGCGCAACCCGCAGTCCAAGGGCTGCGGCACGGTGATGCGGGCCGCGCCGTTCGGCCTGCTGACCGCCTGGGAGCCCGGCCTGGTCTTCCAACTGGCCGTGGAGTGCTCGGTGCTGACCCACGGCCACCCCACCGGCTACCTGGCGGCGGGCGCGCTGGCCGTGATCGTGCACACCGTCACCCGGGGCGGCACACTGGAGGAGGGCGTGCACCTCGCGCTGGCGCTGCTCTCCGAGCGCCCCGCGCACGAGGAGACCACGGCCGCGCTGCGGGCCGCGCTGGACGCCGTCCGGGCCGGCGAGCCCTCGGCCGAGCGGGTCGAGGCGCTGGGGGCCGGCTGGGTGGCCGAGGAGGCGCTGGCGATCGGGGTCTACTGCGCACTGGTGGCTCACGACGTCACCTCGGGCCTGCTGCTGGCGGTCAACCACTCCGGCGACAGCGACTCCACCGGCACCGTCTGCGGCAGCCTGCTGGGCGCCCTGCACGGCGAGACGGCCCTGCCGCCCGCCCTGGTGGCCGGGTTGGAGGGCCGGGCCACCCTGCTCGAACTCGCCGACGACTTCGTCCTGGAGCTGCTGCACGGCCCCGAGCTGCACAGCGCGGGCGAGCGCACCCCGTGGCTGGAGCGGTACCCGATCTGA
- a CDS encoding helix-turn-helix transcriptional regulator, translating to MSASINPTVRRRRLGAELRRLRELRGMTAEEVAGRLMVSQSKISRLENGRRSISQRDVRDLCDVYEVGDERVRAGLMEMARESRQRGWWHEFGDIPYSVYIGLEAEASSIRAYETSYVPGLLQTRGYAEAVVAGSSPDYDAAAVRRRVDVRLKRQSRVYGDNPLGSFWVVIDEAVLRREVGGPQVMADQLYQLLELGERPNINIQVIPFSHGAHPGMTGTFSLMEFPESADSTVVYFEGVTSDLYLEKETDVRRYTHMYDHLRAAACSVAETRHLMNTYVERFTK from the coding sequence GTGTCCGCCAGCATCAATCCGACAGTGCGCCGACGGCGTCTCGGTGCCGAGTTGCGGCGCCTGCGCGAGTTGCGCGGCATGACGGCCGAGGAGGTGGCCGGCCGCCTGATGGTCTCCCAGTCGAAGATCAGCAGACTGGAGAACGGCCGACGCAGCATCAGCCAGCGGGACGTGCGCGACCTCTGCGACGTGTACGAGGTCGGTGACGAGCGGGTCCGGGCCGGGCTGATGGAGATGGCCCGCGAGTCCCGCCAGCGCGGCTGGTGGCACGAGTTCGGGGACATCCCGTACAGCGTCTACATCGGCCTGGAGGCCGAGGCCTCCTCGATCCGGGCGTACGAGACCAGCTACGTGCCCGGGCTGCTGCAGACCCGGGGCTACGCCGAGGCCGTGGTGGCGGGCAGTTCGCCCGACTACGACGCGGCCGCCGTGCGGCGCCGGGTCGACGTGCGGCTGAAACGGCAGAGCCGGGTCTACGGGGACAACCCACTGGGCAGCTTCTGGGTGGTCATAGACGAGGCCGTGCTCCGACGGGAGGTGGGCGGGCCGCAGGTGATGGCGGACCAGCTCTACCAACTGCTGGAGCTCGGCGAGCGGCCCAACATCAACATCCAGGTGATCCCGTTCAGCCACGGGGCCCACCCCGGCATGACCGGGACATTCTCCCTGATGGAGTTCCCGGAGTCGGCGGATTCCACGGTGGTCTACTTCGAAGGAGTGACGAGCGACCTCTACCTCGAGAAGGAGACCGACGTCCGCCGCTATACCCATATGTACGACCACCTGCGAGCGGCCGCGTGCAGCGTCGCGGAGACTCGCCACCTCATGAACACCTACGTCGAGAGGTTCACGAAATGA